A part of Desulfuromonadales bacterium genomic DNA contains:
- a CDS encoding NifU family protein: MKEKVQAALELVRPALQADGGDVELVDVTEDGVVSVRLKGACGSCPMSTMTLKMGIERTLKEKVPGVKSVVQV, translated from the coding sequence ATGAAAGAAAAAGTACAGGCTGCTTTGGAACTGGTCCGTCCCGCCCTGCAGGCCGACGGCGGCGACGTCGAACTGGTCGACGTGACCGAAGACGGCGTGGTCAGCGTCAGGCTGAAAGGGGCCTGCGGTTCCTGCCCGATGTCCACCATGACCCTGAAGATGGGGATCGAGCGGACGCTGAAGGAGAAGGTTCCCGGCGTCAAGTCCGTGGTTCAGGTCTGA